Part of the Bacteroidota bacterium genome is shown below.
GGCAACCTCGACGACTCCGGCTATCTTAGCCGTGAACTTACGGCCATTGTTGATGATCTGGCCTTCAGCCAGAATATTTTCACAAACAAAGAAGAATTGCTCGAAATCCTCATGTTAATCCAGGAATTCGAACCTTATGGCGTTGGTGCACGCGACCTGCGCGAGTGCCTGATGATACAGCTGGAACGCAAAGAAGAACAGACACCGGCCATTACGACAGCTTTAGGTATTCTGAGCAGACATTTCAAGGAGTTTACAAAAAAACACTATGATAAAATCGCGAAAAAAGCAGAGCTCAGTCCCGATGAACTGAAAGACGCGATTAATGAAATATTGAAGCTGAATCCAAAACCGGGAAACTCTCTGGTAGATTCAACCAAGCCCGACCAGTATATTGTTCCCGATTTCCAGATAAATGTTGAAAATGGCAAGCTGGAGCTCACGCTGAACTCACGCAACATGCCCGACCTCCGCATCAATCGCACCTTCGCCGAAATGATTGAAACCTATGGTAAAGACAAAGCCAAAACCGATGCGCGTCAGCGCGACGTACTGGTTTTTGTAAAACAGAAACTGGATTCGGCAAAATGGTTCATTGACATGATCAAACAACGGCAGGATACGCTGTATAAAACCATGAGCGCTATCATGCAGTACCAGAAAGAATATTTCCTGCTGGGCGACGAAACCAAGCTCAGACCGATGATTCTGAAAGATATTGCAGAAGTTGTTTCGCTTGATATTTCAACCATCTCACGCGTTGCCAACAGCAAATACGTACAAACACCTTACGGCACCTTTCTACTTAAAAGTTTCTTTTCCGAATCACTTCAAAATCAGGAAGGCGAAGAAGTTTCAACACGAGAAGTTAAAAAAATACTGACCGACTGCGTTGCCGCCGAAAACAAACGGAAACCCGTTACCGATGAACAGTTAATGAATATCCTGAAAGAAAAGGGTTATAACATTGCACGTCGCACGGTTGCCAAATACCGTGAAATACTAGGCATTCCGGTAGCCCGATTACGCAAAGAACTGTAAATCGCCGACGCCGTACTGCTGATGGAAACTAAAATTGCAAAAATTATTTCTTACATCTGTCATCCTTTGTTTGTCCCGACACTGGTATTCATTGTCCTGATAAATCTGAATATTCCGGGCTACCCCTCACTTAACACAACTACCAAATTTCTTGTTCTGTCATTGATGATTTCTGCCACCGTGCTGCTGCCGGTCGTGTTGTTTTCATTATTCCGCCGCAAAGGAATAATCCGTTCATTCCAGATGGAAACACGCGAAGAACGCATCTATCCTTACGGAACGGTTGCCATAATTTACTATGCTGCATTTACAATGTTCCGCTATACCGGACTGCAACCACTCTATTCATTTTATCTGCTGAACATAACCCTGCTGGTATTGATTGTTCTTATAATAAATATCTGGTGGAAAATAAGTGTCCACATGGTTGCACTGGGCGGCGCAACCGGCGTGTTTATCGGACTGGGATACCGTCTTGGACTGAACCTGCAGTCATTCATCATTCCGTTAATTTTAGCGTCAGGTCTTACCGCTTATGCGCGACTGCATCTGGACGCACACAAACCGGCACAAGTGTATATCGGTTACTGTTTAGGCTTGATTCCGATAATACTCATCTATCTGATGTATTAGCAGGTAATATTACAATTTCAGGGAATAAAAAAAAACCGGTGACCGAGCCATGCCCAACCACCGGTAGTATCAATTATCTGTGCAATCCTACATTGGAGTGATGGTGATACCAACACTTATAGGATACATATCAGGACCTTTGTCTTTTTTGAACAGCGGTGTCAGTGAATAAAATGCTGACAAAGAAACGTACTTCCATCCAATGCGTGCAATAGCACCGTAATGATAGCCCATGATGTTCGGAATGCCGTTCTGTTTCTCTTTAATGTTCAGCGTAGGATCAATGGGATTCGAAAAATCGTCGCCGCTGTATTTACTGTGGCTGCCAATCGCCATACCGCCTTTGGCACCAATGGCAAATTTGAACTGGCTGTTCTTGGTTCTGAAACGGAACTCAAGAGGAATATCAACATAAACTACGGTGAGCTTATTCACTTTATAGCTTACATCCGTTCCGCTAACGGATTTGGACGGTATCTTTTGAAATACCACTTTCCCCGTGTAGTTCAGGTTTGTGTCCACTTGTCTGGCAAGAATTCCGTCGCTGTAAAGATTATGACAGCTGATACCGGCTCCGAGTCCAATGCTGAAATTTGTTTTCCCAAGCGGCAGATCGCGCATGCCGTAAACATTGACACCCCTGTTAAACCAGGTTGTACTCATGAGCGAACTCGACGGAAGCTTCTGCCATAAATCGGTAAAAAGGTCAACAACAATTCTGTCACCCTGTTCCAGCTTTCCTTCTTTCTTTTTATTGCCCTGGTCTTCTTTATCTTGTGCTACAAGGTTGGTTGCGAATATGATTGCAACAACCAAAAACATTATCTTTTTCATTTGTCGGAATTTTTAATTTCGGGGTAAAGATAAATAAATTTCAGATATACTATTTGATGTGTCCGATGCAACTGATTTATGGGACTGCATCCTGTCAATAACGATGCCGGAATGCAAATATTTTAATCGGTCAGGATAAATACATTATTCACCGCATCCGCAAACCGTTCAGCAATCCTTTTATATAATCTGTTTGAAAATGGATAAGCGGCAAATGCCTCTGCAAGACTTCTGTAATACCATTCCAGTTCGTGGTAAGGTGCTCTGAACCGCTCAAACACACTCATATAATGGTCGCGGCGGCGGTTTAACAACGATTCGGAGCCTTCTGAATACGCTTCCAGATTGTGTTGCGCGAACTCCTCTTTCTTCTCATTGATATCCGTAAGTATGCTCAAAATATTATCAAGCTTGTCGGCACAAATCACAGCAGCTTCATCTTCGGCAAGTTTAGGAATATGCCCCACATGCTCGTTTTTTCGTTCTTTCCAGGATGCAAAAACCTTTGGTTTTTCAGTTGCGGCAGCCACCATACGGCCTACATCAGAACCAAATTCCCGTTTTATTTCCATGATTGTGACCGGAGTGTCTTCAACCGTATCATGAAGTATGGCGGCTGCAACCATTTCATCGGTAGCGCCCGCTCTGATTAGAATTGATGCGGCATTCATCGGATGTGAAAAATAAGGCAATCGCGTACCTTTGCGATACTGTCCGCGATGCGCACGGGCTGAAAACTCTATAGCTCTGAATACAATCCCGGGTTTTATACGCTCAAATAAACTCATGGTACTCCGTTGATTTCAGCTGCAAAGATAATCCATGCATTCCTTTCGCCGAAAGCGCAGTCGCAGAATTTAAATGATAAGCGTAATGAGCCCGACGTAGCGGTGTGTTGCACCTGAAAGTTCCTTGATGCTGATTACGTAAGTATAGACTCCCTGTGCGCAAACATTTCCCGAATAGCTGTCGGCCCCGTCCCATCCTTCATTCTGGTCGGTTGTGCTGAATATTTTCCTGCCCCAGCGGTCAAAGATATACATCTCAAATTCGCCGGTATTGGTTCCCATTCCCGAAGGAAGGAAAACATCATTCCGTCCGTCATCGTTTGGCGAAAAAGCATTGGGAATAAAGAAGGCATAGGCGTCATTCACTCTCACATAATGCGTCACGGTATCATAGCAAAGCCCCTGATAATTGGCAATCAGAATTACAGCAAATGTGCCGGTATCGCTGTACACGTGGAATGGATTCTGCTGTACAGATTTATTATCATTGCCTGTTAAGGGATCTCCGAACCGCCATTTCCAATTTGTCGCATTTTGCGACTCATCTATAAAGTCAACTTTCGGAAAGTCAGATGTTGTAACAGCAGGACGCGCTTCAAATTCAGCCGTTGGGGTAATAAAAGCGTGTATGGTGTCGGTAAACGTAACAACACAACCATCAATAGTAAGTGCCGTCATAGACACCGGGAAATCATCGGAAGTAGTGTATGTATGCTCAGGATTTAAATCAACCGATGAGTTATTGCTGAACATGAAATCACCAAAGTTCCAGATCCATGATGAATCCATGATATCCGGACCCGGAATAAATTCAAAATCTACCGTAAGCGGAAGACACCCTTGTTTGGGAAGCGCCGTAAAAGCTATATTACCTCCGGGATAAACGTTCACTGTAACTGAAGCGGTACCCGTACAACCACCGGCATCGGAGCCAATAACATTATAAGTTGTCGTAGATTGTGGAGTTGCAATTACCGAGGCAGCTGTTACAGTGTTTAATCCGCTGCCCGGTGACCACGAATAATTTAAGCCTCCGGTTGCCGTCAGACTTACCGACGTTCCAGGGCATATAAACGGATTTGCCGGCACGACCTGTACCTGCAATCCGCTGGCAGTATTAATCGTAACCGTTGCGCTAGAGCTGCAACCGTTCAGGGTT
Proteins encoded:
- a CDS encoding HD domain-containing protein, with protein sequence MSLFERIKPGIVFRAIEFSARAHRGQYRKGTRLPYFSHPMNAASILIRAGATDEMVAAAILHDTVEDTPVTIMEIKREFGSDVGRMVAAATEKPKVFASWKERKNEHVGHIPKLAEDEAAVICADKLDNILSILTDINEKKEEFAQHNLEAYSEGSESLLNRRRDHYMSVFERFRAPYHELEWYYRSLAEAFAAYPFSNRLYKRIAERFADAVNNVFILTD
- the rpoN gene encoding RNA polymerase factor sigma-54; amino-acid sequence: MLDQKMQLRLLQKLSPQQIQLMKLLQLPAIALEQRVKQELEENPALEMDDEEPVAEEQEINDEFGDSDVEKSDEQSEIDEEKREEELAREEISIEDYIDDDDIPYYKLQTNNTSPDEEDDHRENRFTSSISFQELLFQQLGMRKLDERQFAIAAYIIGNLDDSGYLSRELTAIVDDLAFSQNIFTNKEELLEILMLIQEFEPYGVGARDLRECLMIQLERKEEQTPAITTALGILSRHFKEFTKKHYDKIAKKAELSPDELKDAINEILKLNPKPGNSLVDSTKPDQYIVPDFQINVENGKLELTLNSRNMPDLRINRTFAEMIETYGKDKAKTDARQRDVLVFVKQKLDSAKWFIDMIKQRQDTLYKTMSAIMQYQKEYFLLGDETKLRPMILKDIAEVVSLDISTISRVANSKYVQTPYGTFLLKSFFSESLQNQEGEEVSTREVKKILTDCVAAENKRKPVTDEQLMNILKEKGYNIARRTVAKYREILGIPVARLRKEL
- a CDS encoding outer membrane beta-barrel protein, which codes for MKKIMFLVVAIIFATNLVAQDKEDQGNKKKEGKLEQGDRIVVDLFTDLWQKLPSSSLMSTTWFNRGVNVYGMRDLPLGKTNFSIGLGAGISCHNLYSDGILARQVDTNLNYTGKVVFQKIPSKSVSGTDVSYKVNKLTVVYVDIPLEFRFRTKNSQFKFAIGAKGGMAIGSHSKYSGDDFSNPIDPTLNIKEKQNGIPNIMGYHYGAIARIGWKYVSLSAFYSLTPLFKKDKGPDMYPISVGITITPM